The following DNA comes from bacterium.
GGCCGCGAACACGCCGGTCAGGTTAGTTTCCATATCCTTGTTGGTCAGGATAAACCCGTGTTTATCAAGTTTGATCGTATCCTTAAAATACCCGCTATTCGGCACCAATCCCGCGTAGATGAATATCGCGTTTACCTTAATATCCTGTTCGATGGCGCTCGCGTTGTCCCGAACAGTAACCGATTCAACCAGATCCTTTCCATTTATCCGGACTACCGCATGGTTAAGCAGGAACTTCGCGTGCGGCTGGTCCTCGAGTTCCTTTTGAAGAACCTGGTCGGCTGTTATATAAGGAAGCATTTCAATAAATGTAACGCTTTTGACAAAATTTAAAAGGAACCGTCCTTCCTGCAAACCGGAATTGCCGCAGCCGACAACCGCGACATCTGCGCCTTTGAACAGGGGACCGTCGCAGGTCGCGCAGTAGGTCACGCCCCGGCCCCGCAGTTCCTTCTCTCCCGGGACCTGCAACATTTTCGGGTAGGTCCCGGTTGCGATGACAAGCGCCGTGCTTCTGTATTCACCGCGGTCCGTATATACCAGGATACCATTAGTATCCTTCTTAATTTTATCCACGGCTGCGTGCAGGATCCTGGTGCCAAAACGCTGAGCCTGCCTGGTCATGAGCTCGCCGATCTCGATCCCTTTTATACCCTCGGGAAAACCGGGAAAATTCTCGATTCTATCGGTCGTTGCGGCCAGGCCGCCCGCCAGTCCCCTCTCGATCACGGCAACTTTCAGACCGGCTCGCGCTCCGTAAATGGCCGCAGTCAAGCCGGCCGGTCCCGCGCCGATGACGATCAGATCATATGTCATGGTGACCTCAATTCCCCAGATGAACCCTTATCCCGCTTAATCAAGTTTCTATCTTACTTTGATTATCTTCTTGGCTATTTTGCCGTCCATTTCCAGAAA
Coding sequences within:
- a CDS encoding FAD-dependent oxidoreductase, with product MTYDLIVIGAGPAGLTAAIYGARAGLKVAVIERGLAGGLAATTDRIENFPGFPEGIKGIEIGELMTRQAQRFGTRILHAAVDKIKKDTNGILVYTDRGEYRSTALVIATGTYPKMLQVPGEKELRGRGVTYCATCDGPLFKGADVAVVGCGNSGLQEGRFLLNFVKSVTFIEMLPYITADQVLQKELEDQPHAKFLLNHAVVRINGKDLVESVTVRDNASAIEQDIKVNAIFIYAGLVPNSGYFKDTIKLDKHGFILTNKDMETNLTGVFAAGDIRSKGLRQIVTACADGAEASMGAFFYIKNKQR